AACCAGTCTCCTTAAAAACACTCAATAGGAGTATTAATTTCAACATatagttttcagaaaatagttatttttcCTAACTTTAGTCAGTGTAAAGATTGTTAATGTCAAGGCAAGTTAAACTGAGTATATTGTGAAGAAGCAGCAACCTAAACTTCACAAAATGCTATAGTTCTCAAGAACCTGGATTATCTCCATAAATACTAAAACTTTCCACGATATTGACATGTAAAAGCAGTATTAACACAAGatggtttatttactttttttagtttgttgtcACCAACTGGACATTTATGATTTAGTTAAAGGAAACTATTGAATAATGTGCATTACTTTTACTCAGAAATTAGAATTTGCAAAATATTCTCCACTTGACCTTTCTTTTGAGAAATTTCTGATGATGCAAAGATCGACATGCGCAAACAACTCAGTTCTACATCAGTGCTAATCTATTTATATTGcaaaaactgatgaaatatgTTCTCAGTACTACTAAAGGAAACCCAAGTACCACCATTGGTATGTGTACCACAGCTTGAGAACCACAGCGACAAGGCACTCCTGTATAAAGTGATGTTTGTCATTTCCACTTAATGAGACTGAGAATCAAAAGaagtttcactgtttttgttttatatggcAAAATTGAGAAAATGTGCATCCATCATTTATCAAGAGACTTACATCTTTGAAATTTCTGAATGGGACAAACTGGACGATGTCTCTGGATACGGCCTCGCCAACAGTGGACTTGAGGACGCCATTGTCTCCATCCAGAAGCTCCATGGCCTTAAAATCAGCCGGCCCCACCCCCACAATAATAATCGACAAGGGCAGCCGGGATGCCCGAACTATAGCATCCCTGGTCTGGTCCAAGTCGGTGATTTCGCCATCAGTGAGGATGAGGAGAACGAAGTattgctgcagaaacaaaacaagatcaGACTCTACAGGATTGCGCTCGTTAGATTAGATTTTTGTGTACTTAAGATGTTTGCGGCTCCTCACAGAGGCGGTGGGAGCCTGAGCGCCACTGGAGGCGATGGAAGCGACGTGGTTGATGATGGGAGAGAAGTTTGTGGGTCCGGACAGTTTAATTTGAGGCAAAACCGCTCTGTAAGCATCCACAATCCCCTGAATGCCTGGGAGACACAGAggcagagcagaggaggaagtAATCAATCAATGCAGACAAACAAAGCTTAGAAAATAACCTGTGATTTGAAATGGCTTCATTTCTGCCAACCCTATATTAGTATTATACTTAGGATTAGTGTTCAGCAGCCCTCCATGTTATCCCCTGGCTTTATGTTGCATCTGTGTTACTTTACCTTGACAGTATGGATTAGTGGGGTTGAAGTTGAGAGCGAACTCATGATGGGCCGCCTGTGAAACCAACAATACAACAGTTCAGTGATtgcacaacaataaaataaatataaatcattaataaaacaCTGCTAATATTAGCTTGTTAATGCTGCCACAATTGTTCCTATTGCTGATTACAATCTATGCAGGTTTGTCATGCATGAGGCTGTACTTTAGATTCTAGCTAACAGGTTGGTTATAAAAGCTGACCTGAAAGTCTGGAGGCAGTTTGGCTCCAAACCCGAATGCTGGGAAGAGTTTATCACTGCAACAGAATACACACCTGCTGTTAGAGTCAcatatgttgaaaaaaataaaaataaaaaaattacaaccgGCCTCAATAATTTCAAACAGTTCTAACTGGGAATTTTTTTGAACAAGCAGAAATTATAATAATGAAAGCAAATGTGCAATATGGGGAAGTTGAATTGGTTGTAGATGAAAATCTGCAACCAACAGGACTAGAAAGGGGAAATAGTATTTCCAAACAGAAATTTTGAACAAAGAAATACTGGATCTAGAAGACTATGAAAAAGCTGCAGACCGTTGAGTTCAGGATGCAGGTGTAGATTGAAAGCTTAGTCTAGGTGTCGGTTTTAGATTATCATCCAGGTAAACTTGGAGCTGTATGCAAAAGATCTGAATGTACGTTAATTATTATGCTTTCCTACAGAGGTTTggaaatgtgaataaataaagcagCTGTTCTAACAATGATATTAGAAAGGTTCTAAAGCAGAAACAATTAGGTAgtaaaaagatggatggagataaatcaaaatatcaaaagttaattttatcattgtatttctgttatttttgatgAATTAGGCTGTATGAATAATTCAATCATAGacacagtttctgtttctcGGAAAGTTATAatacttaattataaaataaaaaggattttaacaACAGAATGATAGCCTACTGAAAGTATATCCATGTACTATTTAATATTTGCACTTAACACCTGGGGTTTCTTTTAGATGAATCAATGGAGACATAAACttaatgatgttttaatttgctGAGATTAGTCTGTTTCACGTCCTGACTCTGTACGGGTATAGTTTGTGGATCGTTGTGTACTAACGTGTCGTAGTCCTGGACCACCTGCCCCACAGACCACAGAGCAGACAGGTACTGGTTCAGCCCATCCGGACTCATGTAGTGAAGAGAGTTGGGCGAGCGAGGATCACCATTTGAGCCAGTGAAGTCGATGCCAACCTAATGTGTCGacaaacattgatttatttcaataaaaaattaaatcccaAGAAGTTAGTAATTCAGAGGTGATGTAATTGAAACTGgtcaaaatcaaatattaaatttaatctgTGCATTAGTGTATATGGACATACAGTGAAGTTGATCTGGCAGCCACCCATCACAAAGTCCAGGAATGTGTACTGAGTCATCAGCTGTAGGGGAACCAAAAGTCAGATGATTGAAAACTTAAAATCTAATtctaagaaataaacacaacacaGTTTTCAATGCTTATACAATCACAAATATTCTTATAGAACCTAATAAAAACAATCCTGAGCTCTTGCAGTCCGTACCTTACAGCTCTTCACTGACACAACCCCAGAATTCTTgtagcttttcttcttcttctgtttctctggGTGGATGCAGTCAAATTCCACCTAAACGATTGCAAAGTGGACAACTTAATGACCACtggcaaacagaaacaaatgaacttccaagttttacttttactgaaCTCACTGGTGAGCCACCATCAGCTTTCATCAATTCCGAGGCTTTTGTTGTGAAAGAACCAATCAAATCATGAGACCCGTCATTGTCGTGGTCTGAACAATCCATCtgcagaggaggaaaaggaTTTAATGAAACCAATGAAGATTTGATTGGTTGTTATGGGGGAACTTAAATCATGATTGGTGAAACCTTCAAAGGTTTTTCCATATCGCAGGAGCAGAAGGTCTGCAGTGGAACGGTGAACTTTTTCCAGCTGGGGTTCAGGTTGTTCTGCACCACctgcacacaaaaacacacatcacaTCTTTTTTTACCATAGAAGACCAGAAATGGGTGGATGTAGAGGAAATTATGATAACTTTGCCCAtgaaagctgcagaaacatgaataaaaatctttacCTCTGTTCTGTGAACCAGCTGCCATTTCCCATCTTCTCCTTGTTTAAAAATCTCCAAGAATGGATCAGACTTCCCAAATGtatcctgcagaaaaaaaatccgtTTTCTCAACAAGTTTGTTTTGAAgaacaaagaagacaaaattGAATGTTTATGGAAGCAACAGGTTTGTTCATTTATCACAGCAAAGCAATAAGACCATGTTGCTCTTGCtctgatttaataaaattgAACTTTTCAGCAATCTTAGTAGAGTTTTAGCTGTTACCTTCTTGTCAAGCTTTTTAGCTTCCATCTCAAACACAATGGCTCTGTtgtcttttatttcctctgcaGTGATCTACAGACAGTGACATTAATAATGCTTCATCATCACCGATTCCTTAAGGACAAACTGTACAATGAGATGCTTTGCTCAATAAAATTCAGGCTACTTACTGTGATGCTTCCTTTCCCAGCTGGCTTGTCTTTCTTCAGCTGAAGAGGTCTGGTTATAGTTTTGCTGGAAACTAtctgaacacacagaaacacaaagaaatcatGAGCTTTAACTTAGCTTTTTATTGCTAAGAAGTTTATAATATTCCTGATATTCTCTACTCTGTGACACAAAAATTCAGTATCGGTGTGCTAGCTAAAGAAAACCAGTAATGAAAAGTAATTCTTTCATTACTGACATCACTCATTGATATTCAATCTAAAGCTTTTATGAAACCAAAAATTGGCCTGAAAAGGGTGGCTTGATTCTCATGAACCAATAACTGAATGTTGGCATAAACAACGATGCAAGGCCATGcttaaaactttaacattttcagatctTTTACCACTAAAACAGGTAAAAGATCTGCCTTGTATGGTGGTTACCTGTCCCAGCGTCAGCTCTGTCCCTCCGAGGTAATCATCATCGGCAAGATTAGAAGTGGAGTTATCAATGTCGTAGACCCCAAACTTCAGATTCTGAACCATCTCGAAGTGATAATCCACCCTCAGGCGCTGACTGAAGGATGGACTTGAGGTGTTGTTCAGACGTTCAGTGCGACACAGCTGACAAAGCGCAAAGCGACAGGAAGAGATAGGTGCAGTGGGTTTACCTCAAATATGAATTGAATCTGgggaaaaactaaatgtaacGAGCAAAGAGCTATTACCTCTGTCCATTGGTCTCCTGTTTTCTGCAGCAGTACACAAAGAGGGTCTGATTTTGAACCAACATCTTTATCCAGCAGGTTCGCGCAGGAAACCGTCAGCTCAACCTTAGAGACACAGTCTGCCATCTGAAAAAGAGCAAATAGGAGTGTGTTGATTAgtccagaaaataaaacatctccggttgaatttgtaattaataaaagaaaatttttttttaaatacctgaacatcattttttccaccaaacattaaatgtttagaGGCTATTACATTCAACATAGTGTAATTATATTTCAAATGACAAGTAGAAAATGTAAAGTGGCAGATAAATTGGTCATTTAGGAAAAAGATTTGAACAAGGTCGCATAAATCAGCAATATAGCTTTAAATTAATGATAGTGCTCCTCTGCAAAAGTTGGAGCATACATTTACGCAAGTTATATGCATATTTCTTTAAGGTCAACCAAACCACAAAAAATACACTTAATACAATCAAATAAGTTATTACAGCCAAAGTTACAAAAGTGAAGTACAACTTTAATACCAGTAAAAGAAGCACTACTACACTACTGTAACACTACAAAATGAGAGCATGAAATGTAATTTCAGCTCATGTGTAAACATATGGTGTTTCTCGAGACTTCACTTTCAGGAAAATTTTATTCAACATCTATTTGATCCCCCTCGCTGAAATTATACCGCATCATAATCTCCCGTACATAATGATGGCTGACATTTATATTTCTGCTATGACCAAAGTCATCAAATAAGAGTGTCCAAAATATTAATAAGTAGATGGGTAAGAATTTTCTCAAGCTTaatgcacaaaaaacacaagattaGAGCTTGTCTTTAAACTATATCTAGGAAAAAAGACCAGATGTCATGCCAGAAAGGTGTTACGTAGAGTTAGGGATACTGGCCTAAATTTCAACATTAACATAAAGAATTGCTAAATAAGCTTTCTATGTAAACAACACTCATAATAAAGGGCTTGCTGTCACATCAGGAACTACATGTTTTTAGCCTCAGAGGGTTAGATTATTGTATTGGTACCTAAGTGGGGAAAAATCGATAAatcaagcagctgcagctcatcccAAGTCCCCTTACTGGTGTTAAGAGTACTAACACAAGCAAAAGGATCAAATCATATTGTTCATATGTATATTACTCCTTATAAAAAGATagaattgaattttaaaattgtgttaatACTCTATAAAGCACTAAATAGATTTTTGCCAAATTGCATTTCAAAATTGCTGGTCAAATATAGACTTCACTTGTCCTAAACTATATAATGCCTCTTACACTCTCTTGCCTTCATTGTAAATTTCTTtacttgttattttattttcctgtaacACACTTAGAATTACATTATGGATTACTggtgttatacaaataaacttgtcatccatatataaaaaaaaaattcacttaaaCCTCAAGCTTTGCGTTTTATAATCTGATATCTTCACCATGATGAGGAAAAGCCGTCCAAGAAGGCAAAGACATGCAAATCAACCCAGATATGCAGCTTCACTGTGGTCCGACTATAAAGAccccaaaaatatatattgtacGATTCTTTAAACTTCATATAGCAATTACACAACTCGAAGTATCTACAAAGCACGCTAAACCGGTTTTACGACGATATTCTCTGATGAGTCACTGCACAGTTTTCTCCATCTGCTGCACAACTATAGACGGACTCTGTGTcatttaactaaataaatacaatttctaCTATCTGTTATGCATGAGTATTTGTTACACTATACCCTCTTTCACACTCTTTTGGAGAACAAGGAAGCACGGCATGATAAAGAATAATTAATCacatatagtaaaaaaaaaaaaattacctcgCCAGTTGAATAAGCAGGAACTATAgctacacaaacacaccaatTCAGAAATAGAAACACAAAGTGAAGTAAATCTAAAAGTAATCACCTTTTCAGGgcgctttttttttcttccaaaccaCAGGAACAAACACCAAGGCGGATGAAAGAACCACACCCACAGCGCCGCTGTTGCAGCTGCCTTAATACCACTAAAAGTTAACCAACCTCTCTACTAGAGCAGTCACTTAAATATTTGCAGacgagagatttttttttttattattttgctgcAAATATTAGACTTACAAGACAGCTAGCTCTGCTCTCAACTTCCAGCAAGTTAAGCTAatgctttattaaaaaacacgagtctctctgattggtcagtcTGATGCAAAGCGGTGCTCTGATTGGACAAACTGTTTGTCAGTTAGAATGTAAGAGAAGACGGTCACagtctttcacaataaaagtggCGACACACTTTACAAATTAAGCACAAAATCCTTTACTTAATTTGCATAAACCACCTAATTAGAAAACTGTCCATCACAGCATACAGACAAAACATGTAagatatctaaaaaaaaaaaagtagcaggTTGAAATGATCAATGATCTGCAACATAACATTACAAATTTACATCCCCCTTCAATGCAATTAATGATCTGAATTATTAAACATTCACTCGCTGCAGTAGTCCTAATGTAAGGTTATAGAATCAAGATCatagtgaaatattttcaacataaCCTCAAGTTACTCCACAAGCAaagttttgctcattttcttttccagcacaAGAAGTCACAGCTACCTTACCTTTCATTTTACACAATTATCTTAACAATATaagcttttaaacaaaaaaccatACTTAGTCCATTGGCTGATAATACAGAACAATAAAAGCACATGTCGATGGAAAATATGTCTTACCATAGCACCAACCAAGCTCATTCAAAGGGTTAAATCATTCTGcgttttaaaatcactttgaacAACATATCAGCaacaaaagacacacaaaagACTTGTAGCATCATCTGCCTTATTAAACATGAGAATCTCAAAACTTTTACATCCAACAGGCCATCATCACAATTGCACCTGAATACAATGATTTTGACAAATGATgacatttatctttttaaaaaaaataaattaggagATTATCTAATTTATAGACAAAAGTACAAAATCTTTGCTTAAGAAAAAGCTACGCGTGCCAGTTACCCACTATGAATACCTCAATCTGCATGCCACTTCCTGTAAACACTACCTCCTAGCTGATGCTGTTTTCAGTTGCATGTTAACATTTAGCCATAGTGACTcactattcatttttaaaaaccatctgCTGGAAACCATCTTTACCAATTACAACAGCCAGCCTACAAAATATAATCAAACACATGTCTTTTTCCAATTAATTCAATccagctcatttatttattgtcttatggcacttcaaaaaacaaacaaatccagtttatatatatacagacaaATCAATCCAATCATATAAACAGATTCAAAGTCAGTTCCATACTTTCATAACATCATTATTGCACCATACCTAACAACAGGCTAATCATTAATCATAGAAATATATTTGCGAATATTAAATTGAGAGGTgtatttgatattttcattgCCCACAttgtgtcacattacaaccacaagattcaatgcattttaatgtACTTGTTATGCCATGAAGTAGAGCATAATAGGAAAGTGGTGGGAAACAGATGTAGGACTTTATTGAACATTAATctgcaaacagcatcatgaagaccaagtaACACAGTACAAAAGTCAGGGGAAAAGTTATTAGTGTTTTTGTGAAGCAGAGATAGGTTATGTAACAATATCCTAAGCTTTCAAAATCTCACAAAGCACTGTTCAATCacctaaaaaagaaataaggcACAAATCCAAACCTAGCAAGACATGGCTGTCAGCTAATAGAGAATATTATTCAGAGAAGCAGGCAAGAGGCCCATGGTAtctctggagaagctgcagtGACTCCactaatatatataatatatataataatatatatacttATGTGGACAGGGCAGCAATTAGTTGCGCAATTCACAAATCTACCCTTTGTGGAAAAGTGGAATGGAGAAAACTATTATTGAAAATCACAAGTAAGTTTGAACCTAACATTCAACTGACACAGCAAACACCTGGAACAATGTGTTCGATTGACAccataattaaatttttgagtaatttatttagatttgctTACAAAAAGCTATGTGTGAAGAAAAACTAATCTCCATCTCCCTGAACACACCACACCCATGTTAGAATATCTTCTTGTTGCAGCATTATGCCATGTGGACAATTTTCCTCAACAGgcacagggaagctggtcaaaGTTGAGGAGAAGGTGCATTGTGCTAAATACAGGACACTCCTgtaagaaaacccattttagaCTTCAAAAACTTGGAAATAGAATGAGAGCTCAccttaaaatacaaatcaacaaaaatgctTCAGATCAAACCATACCCACATGTTAAAAATGCTCAGACCTAAATACAATTTATTCTATGCCtttaacttcacaattatgcactacttggTCCAGATCTATTGTATaactcccccccaaaaatacatgtagaataaatgtgttaaataattATGAATATCTTTGCAAGGCATTGTAGTTTAAGTTCAAAATGACAAGTAAGAGCATAGCACTGATGAGttgtcaaaataagaaaatttgaTCCAAGCATGAAGCATGATTTAAAATACATCCGTTTCTCCTCAATTATTTCTAATAACTGAAACTCTACACTTCTAATCCAATACAGAAAATTACTTTGAAtctaattatatttatatgtttattagCAGTccaattgaaaaataaaataattt
Above is a genomic segment from Xiphophorus couchianus chromosome 20, X_couchianus-1.0, whole genome shotgun sequence containing:
- the cpne1 gene encoding copine-1 — encoded protein: MADCVSKVELTVSCANLLDKDVGSKSDPLCVLLQKTGDQWTELCRTERLNNTSSPSFSQRLRVDYHFEMVQNLKFGVYDIDNSTSNLADDDYLGGTELTLGQIVSSKTITRPLQLKKDKPAGKGSITITAEEIKDNRAIVFEMEAKKLDKKDTFGKSDPFLEIFKQGEDGKWQLVHRTEVVQNNLNPSWKKFTVPLQTFCSCDMEKPLKMDCSDHDNDGSHDLIGSFTTKASELMKADGGSPVEFDCIHPEKQKKKKSYKNSGVVSVKSCKLMTQYTFLDFVMGGCQINFTVGIDFTGSNGDPRSPNSLHYMSPDGLNQYLSALWSVGQVVQDYDTDKLFPAFGFGAKLPPDFQAAHHEFALNFNPTNPYCQGIQGIVDAYRAVLPQIKLSGPTNFSPIINHVASIASSGAQAPTASQYFVLLILTDGEITDLDQTRDAIVRASRLPLSIIIVGVGPADFKAMELLDGDNGVLKSTVGEAVSRDIVQFVPFRNFKDAPIATLAQAVLAEVPNQLVSYFKMRGLEPQKQAAPKS